From the Clostridium putrefaciens genome, one window contains:
- the rpsQ gene encoding 30S ribosomal protein S17 yields the protein MERANRKTRVGRVVSDKMDKTIVVAVETKVRHPLYGKTVNKTTKFKTHDENNEANLNDRVQIMETRPLSKDKRWRLVEIVEKAK from the coding sequence GTGGAAAGAGCAAATAGAAAGACAAGAGTTGGAAGAGTTGTTTCCGATAAAATGGATAAAACTATAGTTGTAGCTGTTGAGACTAAAGTACGTCACCCGTTATACGGAAAAACAGTTAACAAAACTACAAAGTTTAAAACTCATGATGAAAATAATGAAGCAAATTTAAATGATAGAGTACAGATAATGGAAACAAGACCTTTATCAAAAGATAAAAGATGGAGACTTGTTGAAATAGTTGAAAAGGCAAAGTAG
- the rpmC gene encoding 50S ribosomal protein L29 produces MKARELQDLRTNSPQELEGKLDNLKGELFNLRFQLATGQLENPMRIKEVKKSIAQVKTILREEELRSIQQ; encoded by the coding sequence ATGAAGGCTAGAGAGTTACAAGATTTAAGAACAAACTCACCCCAAGAACTAGAAGGTAAGCTAGATAACCTTAAAGGGGAACTTTTTAATTTAAGGTTTCAATTAGCTACAGGCCAATTAGAAAATCCAATGAGAATTAAAGAAGTTAAGAAGTCTATAGCCCAAGTAAAGACCATCTTAAGAGAAGAAGAGTTAAGGTCTATTCAACAATAA
- the rplP gene encoding 50S ribosomal protein L16 has translation MLMPKRVKHRKVQKGRMRGKATRGNFIAYGDYAIQATECGWITSNQIEAARVAINRYIKRGGKLWIKIFPDKPITEKPAETRMGSGKGSPEYWVAVVKPGRVLFELSGVSEEVAREAMRLAQHKLPISSKFVTRSDFEEMGGESNEG, from the coding sequence ATGTTAATGCCTAAAAGAGTAAAACATCGTAAAGTTCAGAAAGGTAGAATGCGTGGTAAAGCTACAAGAGGTAATTTTATAGCTTACGGAGATTACGCAATTCAAGCAACTGAATGTGGTTGGATTACTAGCAATCAAATAGAAGCAGCTAGAGTAGCTATCAATAGATATATTAAAAGAGGTGGGAAGCTTTGGATAAAGATTTTCCCAGATAAGCCAATAACTGAAAAACCTGCTGAAACTCGTATGGGATCAGGTAAAGGTTCACCAGAATATTGGGTAGCAGTTGTTAAACCAGGCAGAGTTTTGTTTGAGTTATCAGGTGTTTCAGAAGAAGTAGCAAGAGAAGCAATGAGACTTGCTCAACATAAGCTTCCTATATCAAGTAAGTTTGTTACAAGGAGCGATTTTGAGGAAATGGGTGGTGAAAGTAATGAAGGCTAG
- the rpsC gene encoding 30S ribosomal protein S3, with amino-acid sequence MGQKVNPNGFRVGVIKDWNAKWFADKRNFADYLIEDNQIRNYVKTKSYAAGISRIEIERAAKRIKLNIYTAKPGVIIGKGGSGIDTLKKGLEQFVTGKNILINIVEVRNTEIDAQLMSENIAAQLEKRISFRRAMKQTIQRSMRAGAKGVKINCAGRLAGAEIARTEHYHDGTIPLQTLRADIDYGFAEANTTYGKIGVKVWVYKGEVLPVKKEEANA; translated from the coding sequence GTGGGACAAAAAGTAAATCCTAATGGTTTTAGAGTTGGCGTAATTAAAGATTGGAATGCGAAATGGTTTGCTGATAAGAGAAATTTTGCTGATTACCTTATAGAAGATAATCAAATCAGAAATTACGTTAAAACAAAGTCCTATGCAGCAGGTATTTCAAGAATAGAAATTGAAAGAGCTGCTAAAAGAATTAAATTAAATATATATACAGCAAAACCTGGAGTAATCATTGGAAAAGGTGGATCAGGAATTGATACACTTAAAAAAGGATTAGAACAGTTTGTAACTGGTAAAAATATATTAATTAATATAGTTGAAGTTAGAAATACAGAGATAGATGCTCAGTTAATGTCTGAAAATATAGCAGCACAACTTGAAAAAAGAATTTCTTTTAGAAGAGCAATGAAACAAACAATTCAAAGATCAATGAGAGCTGGAGCTAAGGGTGTTAAGATAAATTGTGCAGGAAGACTTGCTGGTGCAGAAATAGCTAGAACAGAACATTATCATGATGGAACAATTCCACTACAAACATTAAGAGCGGATATTGATTATGGATTTGCAGAGGCAAATACAACATATGGTAAAATCGGAGTAAAAGTATGGGTTTATAAGGGAGAAGTTCTTCCAGTTAAAAAGGAAGAGGCTAACGCATAA
- the rplV gene encoding 50S ribosomal protein L22 yields MEAKAIAKYVRMSPMKVGIVLNLIKGKNVNEAFAILKYTQKDAAVVIDKVLKSAVANAENNLNLDVSRLIVAEAYVGPGPTLKRFQPHAQGRAFRINKRSSHITVIVKEIA; encoded by the coding sequence ATGGAAGCTAAAGCTATAGCTAAATATGTGAGAATGTCTCCAATGAAAGTTGGGATTGTTTTAAACTTGATAAAAGGTAAAAATGTAAATGAAGCTTTTGCTATACTAAAATACACCCAAAAGGATGCTGCGGTAGTTATAGATAAAGTTCTAAAATCAGCTGTAGCAAACGCTGAAAACAATCTTAATTTAGATGTTTCTAGATTAATAGTTGCAGAAGCGTATGTGGGACCTGGACCAACATTAAAGAGATTTCAACCACATGCTCAAGGTAGAGCATTTAGAATAAATAAAAGATCAAGCCACATAACAGTAATTGTTAAAGAAATAGCTTAA
- the rpsS gene encoding 30S ribosomal protein S19 yields the protein MSRSTKKGPFVHESLLNKIIEMNKAGEKKVVKTWSRSSTIFPQMIGHTIAVHDGRKHVPVFVSEDMVGHKLGEFALTRTYRGHVNSEKSSKVR from the coding sequence GTGAGTAGATCAACAAAGAAAGGACCTTTTGTCCATGAGAGCCTTTTAAACAAGATAATCGAAATGAACAAAGCCGGTGAGAAAAAGGTTGTAAAGACTTGGTCAAGAAGTTCAACTATTTTTCCACAAATGATAGGTCATACCATCGCAGTTCATGATGGTAGAAAACATGTTCCAGTTTTCGTTAGCGAAGACATGGTAGGACATAAATTAGGTGAGTTCGCATTAACAAGAACTTACAGAGGACACGTTAATAGTGAAAAATCATCAAAGGTAAGATAA
- the rplB gene encoding 50S ribosomal protein L2, with protein sequence MAVKKFRPTTPSRRQMTMPTFEEITTDKPEKSLLVAKSKTAGRNAHGKITVRHHGGGAKQKYRIIDFKRNKDGIPAKVSTIEYDPNRSAYIALIVYADGEKTYIIAPVGIKVGDVIVSGSESDIKPGNTLPMKNIPVGTVIHNIELHAGRGAQLVRSAGSSAQLMAKEGNYATLRLPSGEVRYVRVECKATIGTVSNVAHKDVNIGKAGRKRHMGWRPTVRGSVMNPCDHPHGGGEGKSPVGRPSPLTPWGKPALGYKTRKTKKYSDRLIIRGRNSK encoded by the coding sequence ATGGCAGTTAAGAAATTTAGACCGACTACCCCATCAAGAAGACAAATGACAATGCCAACATTTGAAGAGATAACAACAGATAAACCTGAGAAATCTCTTTTAGTTGCAAAAAGCAAAACAGCGGGTAGAAATGCTCATGGTAAGATAACTGTTAGACACCACGGTGGTGGAGCTAAACAAAAATATAGAATAATAGATTTCAAAAGAAACAAAGATGGTATACCAGCAAAGGTATCAACTATCGAGTATGATCCAAATAGATCAGCGTACATAGCACTTATAGTATATGCTGATGGAGAAAAGACATACATAATCGCTCCAGTTGGAATAAAAGTTGGAGACGTTATAGTATCTGGATCAGAATCTGATATTAAACCAGGAAATACTCTTCCAATGAAGAACATACCAGTAGGTACAGTTATTCATAACATAGAACTTCATGCAGGAAGAGGAGCTCAATTAGTTAGATCAGCAGGATCATCTGCTCAACTAATGGCTAAAGAAGGTAACTACGCTACACTAAGACTTCCAAGTGGTGAAGTTAGATATGTAAGAGTTGAGTGTAAGGCTACTATAGGTACAGTTTCAAATGTTGCACACAAAGATGTTAACATAGGTAAAGCAGGAAGAAAAAGACACATGGGATGGAGACCTACAGTAAGAGGATCCGTTATGAATCCATGTGACCATCCACACGGTGGAGGAGAAGGTAAATCACCAGTAGGTAGACCATCACCACTTACACCATGGGGTAAACCAGCACTTGGATATAAGACTAGAAAAACTAAGAAATATTCAGATAGATTAATAATAAGAGGAAGAAACAGTAAGTAG
- the rplW gene encoding 50S ribosomal protein L23 translates to MKLTSHDIIRKPVITEKSMTSMAEKKYTFIVHVSANKSQIKRAVEEVFGVKVEDVKTIRTMGKTKRVGVHVGKRADYKKAIVKLTEDSKTIEFFDGMQ, encoded by the coding sequence ATGAAGTTAACAAGTCATGATATAATAAGAAAACCTGTTATAACAGAAAAAAGCATGACATCAATGGCAGAAAAAAAATACACCTTCATCGTTCATGTATCAGCTAACAAATCTCAAATAAAGAGAGCTGTTGAAGAAGTTTTTGGCGTTAAAGTTGAAGATGTAAAAACCATTAGAACTATGGGAAAAACAAAAAGAGTAGGCGTACATGTAGGAAAGAGAGCAGACTACAAAAAAGCTATTGTTAAATTAACAGAAGATAGTAAGACAATAGAATTCTTTGACGGAATGCAATAA
- the rplD gene encoding 50S ribosomal protein L4 yields MPKVGLFNVEGKKVGDFQLSDSVFGVEVNEYAMHQVVVALLANKRQGTQSAKTRAEVSGGGIKPWRQKGTGRARQGSIRAPQWIHGGIVFAPKPRDYRVSVPKTMRKVAMKSALTSKVQDNEMIVLESLSLDAPKTKEIVKMLNAFEAKKALIITSESNQVIYKSSRNIEGVSVIPVNNINVYDLLKYEKVIITKDALSKIEEVYA; encoded by the coding sequence ATGCCTAAAGTAGGATTATTTAATGTAGAAGGTAAAAAGGTTGGAGATTTCCAATTATCAGATAGCGTATTTGGAGTAGAAGTTAATGAATATGCAATGCATCAAGTAGTAGTTGCGTTACTTGCAAATAAAAGACAAGGAACACAATCAGCTAAGACAAGAGCAGAAGTTTCAGGAGGCGGAATAAAGCCTTGGAGACAAAAAGGAACAGGTAGAGCTAGACAGGGTTCAATAAGAGCACCTCAATGGATACATGGAGGAATCGTATTTGCACCAAAGCCAAGAGATTATAGAGTTTCAGTCCCTAAAACAATGAGAAAAGTTGCTATGAAATCTGCTTTAACAAGCAAAGTTCAAGACAATGAAATGATAGTTTTAGAGAGCTTAAGTCTAGATGCTCCAAAAACAAAAGAAATAGTTAAAATGCTTAATGCGTTTGAAGCTAAGAAGGCGTTAATAATTACTTCAGAATCAAATCAAGTAATATACAAGTCTTCAAGAAACATTGAGGGAGTAAGCGTAATCCCAGTAAACAACATTAACGTGTATGATTTATTGAAATACGAAAAAGTTATTATAACTAAAGACGCTTTGTCTAAGATTGAGGAGGTGTACGCATAA
- the rplC gene encoding 50S ribosomal protein L3: MKKAIMGKKIGMTQIFDANGKIVPVTVVEATPNVVLQMKTTEKDGYDAIQVGYGEIREKLVNKPRKGQFTKAGAPFKRFIREFKLEDCSVYEIGQEIKVDTFEEGDKVDICGISKGKGFQGTIKRWNAHRGPMSHGSKFHRAVGSMGASSDPSRTFKNKKLPGHMGNVNTTVLNLQVVRIMPEKNVILIKGGIPGPNKGMVIIRNSVKA, from the coding sequence ATGAAAAAAGCAATAATGGGTAAAAAGATTGGCATGACACAAATATTTGATGCTAATGGTAAAATAGTTCCAGTAACTGTTGTTGAAGCAACTCCAAATGTAGTACTTCAAATGAAGACTACAGAAAAAGATGGATATGATGCTATACAAGTGGGTTATGGAGAAATAAGAGAAAAGCTAGTTAACAAGCCAAGAAAAGGACAATTTACTAAAGCGGGTGCTCCATTTAAAAGATTCATAAGAGAATTTAAATTAGAGGACTGCAGCGTATATGAAATAGGTCAAGAAATCAAAGTTGATACCTTCGAAGAGGGAGACAAAGTTGATATATGTGGTATTTCTAAAGGTAAGGGGTTCCAAGGAACAATTAAGAGATGGAATGCACATAGAGGACCTATGTCCCATGGTTCTAAGTTCCATAGAGCAGTAGGGTCTATGGGAGCATCATCAGATCCATCAAGAACATTTAAAAATAAAAAATTACCAGGACATATGGGGAATGTTAATACAACAGTATTAAATCTTCAAGTTGTTAGAATAATGCCAGAGAAAAACGTGATATTGATTAAAGGTGGAATACCAGGCCCAAACAAGGGAATGGTTATAATAAGAAATTCAGTTAAGGCTTAA
- the rpsJ gene encoding 30S ribosomal protein S10: protein MAKQKIRIRLKAFDHKILDQSAEKIVETAKSTGAQVAGPVPLPTEKDIITVLRAVHKYKDAREQFEIRTHKRLIDILNPSPKTVDALMRLDLPAGVDIEIKL from the coding sequence ATGGCAAAACAAAAAATTAGAATAAGATTAAAGGCTTTTGATCACAAGATATTAGATCAATCAGCAGAAAAGATTGTAGAAACTGCAAAATCTACAGGAGCTCAAGTAGCTGGGCCAGTGCCACTACCTACAGAGAAAGACATTATAACAGTACTAAGAGCAGTTCATAAGTACAAAGATGCTAGAGAACAGTTCGAGATTAGAACTCACAAAAGATTGATAGATATATTGAATCCATCACCAAAGACTGTAGATGCTCTAATGAGATTAGATCTACCAGCAGGCGTGGATATAGAAATTAAACTATAA